One Campylobacter concisus DNA segment encodes these proteins:
- a CDS encoding LptM family lipoprotein yields MDSIYHKFGVFHKAILSSFILIFALFALSGCGYKDDPFYGDAPVKEKKTDKINKI; encoded by the coding sequence GTGGATAGCATCTATCATAAATTTGGCGTTTTTCATAAGGCAATCTTATCATCTTTTATTTTAATTTTCGCTCTTTTTGCACTTAGTGGCTGCGGCTACAAGGACGATCCATTTTATGGCGATGCGCCTGTGAAAGAGAAAAAAACTGACAAGATCAATAAAATTTGA
- the nhaD gene encoding sodium:proton antiporter NhaD, whose amino-acid sequence MRLFGLLGLFFAIAFGADGEAAAIDLTTTWAGILSLIIFVVGYFFIAAEENFHIDKAKPAIFIGTFMFLLIGVYMLINGMDVHSLEHEVNHLILEIAQIVFFLMVAMTFIEALVERDVFNALKYNLVSKGYTYRKLFWLTGILAFFISPVADNLTTALILSTVLLTIDRNNTNFLVAGAINIVVAANAGGAWSPFGDITTLMVWAAGKSPFLDFFALFPASFIGWFVTAFLLSRIVPNTAPHFDVANEPKVVMKKGGKAVIFIGAFTIFCAVMMHQLFHLPAMWGMMFGFSLLSLYTYYFKKAHKGEEPMNVFHYMSKIENNTLFFFFGILAAVGALHFAGFLNYAVSLYDKFGSTPVNIGVGFLSAVVDNVPVMSAVLKANPAMGADVGESMSQWLLVTLTAGIGGSMISFGSAAGVGVMGKLKGIYTFGAHMKYAWMVVLGYIVSLIVWYVQFEIFHIYF is encoded by the coding sequence ATGAGGTTATTTGGACTTCTAGGCTTGTTTTTTGCTATAGCCTTTGGTGCTGACGGAGAAGCTGCGGCTATTGACTTAACTACTACATGGGCGGGAATTTTATCGCTTATCATTTTTGTTGTTGGATACTTTTTCATAGCAGCAGAAGAGAATTTTCACATCGACAAGGCAAAACCTGCCATTTTTATCGGCACTTTTATGTTTTTGCTAATCGGCGTTTATATGCTTATAAACGGCATGGATGTGCATTCGCTAGAGCACGAGGTAAATCACCTGATCTTAGAGATAGCTCAGATCGTCTTTTTCTTAATGGTAGCGATGACATTTATCGAAGCACTTGTTGAAAGAGATGTATTTAACGCACTTAAATACAACCTAGTTTCAAAAGGCTACACCTACAGAAAGCTATTTTGGCTAACTGGAATTTTGGCATTTTTCATTAGCCCAGTGGCTGATAACCTAACAACAGCGCTTATCCTATCAACCGTTCTTTTAACGATAGATAGAAATAATACAAATTTCCTAGTCGCAGGCGCGATAAACATCGTCGTAGCAGCAAACGCAGGCGGAGCGTGGAGTCCATTTGGCGATATCACTACACTTATGGTTTGGGCAGCTGGCAAGTCACCATTTTTAGACTTTTTCGCACTTTTCCCAGCTTCATTTATCGGCTGGTTTGTGACAGCGTTTTTACTTTCACGCATCGTGCCAAATACTGCGCCTCATTTTGACGTCGCAAATGAGCCAAAAGTGGTTATGAAAAAAGGCGGTAAAGCGGTTATCTTTATAGGTGCATTTACTATCTTTTGTGCAGTTATGATGCACCAGTTATTTCACTTGCCAGCTATGTGGGGCATGATGTTTGGCTTCTCGCTACTTAGCCTTTATACATATTATTTCAAAAAAGCTCACAAAGGCGAAGAACCTATGAATGTCTTTCACTATATGTCAAAGATCGAGAACAACACGCTATTTTTCTTTTTTGGAATTTTAGCTGCAGTTGGCGCTCTTCACTTTGCTGGATTTTTAAATTACGCTGTGTCACTTTATGATAAATTTGGCTCAACACCTGTAAATATCGGTGTTGGCTTCCTCTCAGCAGTCGTTGATAACGTCCCTGTTATGTCAGCTGTGCTAAAAGCAAATCCAGCCATGGGAGCTGATGTAGGCGAGTCTATGAGTCAGTGGCTACTTGTGACACTTACAGCTGGTATCGGCGGTTCGATGATTAGTTTTGGCTCAGCAGCTGGCGTTGGAGTAATGGGTAAATTAAAAGGAATTTATACCTTTGGTGCGCATATGAAATATGCATGGATGGTAGTTTTGGGATACATCGTATCACTCATTGTTTGGTATGTGCAGTTTGAAATTTTTCACATCTACTTTTAA
- the guaA gene encoding glutamine-hydrolyzing GMP synthase, producing the protein MNNTIIVLDFGSQYTQLIARRLREEGVYTEILPFNAKLSDIKAKNPKGIILSGGPASVYAKDAYFCDNGVFELNIPILGVCYGMQLLAHTHGAEVLAADHKEYGKAELSVVKEHDLFKDTPSKQIVWMSHSDYVKDLPKGFEAIAVSENSPYCAFGDDKRKFYAIQFHAEVQHSEYGTQILKNFAKHICGCESTWNMGSFAKNKIEEIRKTVGTHKVLCAVSGGVDSSVTAALLAAAVPENLILVFVDNGLLRTNEKEQVEATFRTKLGVELVSIDASEIFLGRLAGVVDPEKKRKIIGETFIEIFEKEAKKHGDVKFLAQGTLYTDIIESSVVGSSKTIKSHHNVGGLPDWMTFELIEPLREIFKDEVRKLGLELGLSRELVFRHPFPGPGLAIRIMGEVNKPSLELLRKADVILRDELKSSGWYNKTWQAFCVLLNVNSVGVMGDNRTYENAVCVRVVDASDGMTASFSRLPYDLLENVSRRIINEVNGINRVVYDISSKPPATIEWE; encoded by the coding sequence ATGAACAATACGATTATAGTTTTGGACTTTGGTTCGCAGTATACTCAGCTAATAGCTAGAAGGCTAAGAGAAGAGGGAGTTTATACTGAAATTTTGCCATTTAACGCAAAACTAAGCGATATAAAGGCAAAAAATCCAAAAGGTATCATTTTAAGTGGTGGTCCAGCTAGCGTTTATGCTAAAGATGCTTACTTTTGTGATAATGGCGTTTTTGAGCTAAATATCCCTATACTTGGCGTTTGCTACGGCATGCAGTTACTTGCTCACACGCATGGTGCTGAGGTTTTAGCAGCTGATCACAAAGAGTACGGCAAGGCTGAACTTAGCGTCGTAAAAGAGCACGATCTTTTTAAAGATACACCTTCAAAACAAATCGTATGGATGAGCCATAGCGACTATGTAAAAGACCTACCAAAGGGCTTTGAGGCGATTGCGGTCAGCGAAAATTCGCCTTATTGCGCCTTTGGTGATGATAAACGTAAATTTTATGCGATCCAGTTTCACGCAGAGGTACAACACAGCGAGTATGGCACGCAAATTTTAAAGAATTTTGCTAAACATATCTGCGGCTGCGAGAGCACTTGGAATATGGGAAGCTTCGCTAAGAACAAAATAGAAGAGATAAGAAAAACAGTGGGTACTCACAAGGTGCTCTGCGCGGTTAGCGGCGGTGTGGATAGCTCTGTGACTGCAGCACTTTTAGCAGCCGCTGTGCCTGAAAATTTGATCCTTGTTTTTGTCGATAACGGACTTCTTAGAACAAACGAAAAAGAACAAGTTGAAGCTACATTTAGAACGAAACTTGGCGTTGAGCTAGTTAGCATAGATGCGAGTGAGATATTTTTAGGTCGCTTGGCCGGCGTCGTTGACCCTGAGAAAAAACGCAAGATCATAGGTGAGACATTTATAGAAATTTTTGAAAAAGAGGCTAAAAAGCATGGCGATGTAAAATTTCTCGCTCAAGGCACTCTTTATACTGATATCATCGAAAGCTCAGTTGTCGGCTCAAGCAAGACGATAAAGAGCCACCATAACGTTGGAGGCTTGCCTGACTGGATGACATTTGAGCTAATAGAACCACTAAGAGAAATTTTTAAAGACGAGGTTAGAAAGCTAGGACTTGAGCTTGGACTAAGCCGCGAGCTAGTCTTCCGCCATCCTTTCCCAGGACCCGGTCTTGCTATCCGCATCATGGGCGAGGTAAATAAACCAAGCCTTGAGCTACTTCGTAAAGCTGATGTGATCTTGCGTGATGAATTAAAAAGTAGTGGATGGTATAACAAAACTTGGCAGGCATTTTGCGTACTTTTAAATGTAAATTCTGTTGGCGTTATGGGCGATAATCGCACCTACGAAAACGCTGTTTGCGTGCGCGTGGTAGATGCAAGTGATGGCATGACTGCAAGCTTTTCAAGGCTTCCTTATGATCTGCTTGAAAACGTAAGCCGCCGCATCATAAACGAAGTAAATGGTATAAACCGCGTAGTTTATGACATCTCAAGCAAGCCACCTGCAACGATAGAGTGGGAGTAA
- a CDS encoding DNA-methyltransferase encodes MEVNEKFAIDNRVTIFNGDCLELLKAIPDNFCDLIITSPPYCMGKEYENIHDDIISFKEQQSKIFNDIYRVLKVGGSLCWQVGYHVNKAEIFPLDYYVYQVFYESSLKHKIPLVLRNRIIWTFGHGLNSSKRFSGRHETILWFTKGKEYNFNLDNVRIPQKYPGKRSYKGGNKGEFSGNPLGKNPSDVWDIPNVKANHIEKTKHPCQFPIAIPQRLIKALTPINGIVLDPFMGSGTSGVASILEQRCFVGAEIQKEYFNIAKTRIQEAIDGVIKVRKDVPVMEPDLNSSVAMLPEGFRKIREGQV; translated from the coding sequence ATGGAAGTAAACGAAAAATTTGCAATAGACAATAGAGTAACTATTTTTAATGGAGATTGTCTGGAATTATTAAAGGCAATTCCAGACAATTTTTGTGATTTAATTATTACATCACCCCCATATTGCATGGGCAAAGAGTATGAAAATATTCATGATGATATTATTAGTTTTAAGGAGCAACAATCAAAAATATTTAATGATATTTATAGGGTTTTAAAAGTTGGTGGTAGTTTATGTTGGCAGGTGGGATATCATGTTAACAAGGCAGAGATATTTCCTTTAGACTACTATGTGTATCAGGTGTTTTATGAAAGTAGTTTAAAGCATAAAATCCCACTTGTTTTAAGAAATAGAATTATTTGGACTTTTGGACATGGTCTAAATAGTTCAAAACGTTTTAGCGGAAGACATGAAACAATACTATGGTTTACAAAAGGCAAAGAATATAATTTTAATTTAGACAATGTACGTATACCACAAAAATACCCAGGCAAACGTTCATATAAAGGAGGGAATAAAGGGGAATTTAGCGGTAACCCCTTGGGTAAGAACCCATCGGATGTGTGGGATATACCAAATGTTAAGGCCAACCATATAGAAAAAACAAAGCACCCATGTCAATTTCCAATTGCTATCCCACAGAGGCTAATTAAAGCATTAACGCCCATCAATGGAATAGTTTTGGACCCGTTTATGGGTTCTGGAACATCAGGTGTAGCATCCATACTAGAGCAGAGATGCTTTGTGGGAGCAGAGATACAAAAAGAATACTTTAATATTGCCAAAACGCGTATTCAGGAAGCTATTGATGGGGTTATAAAAGTCAGAAAGGATGTACCAGTTATGGAGCCTGACTTAAATAGTTCGGTTGCGATGTTACCAGAAGGATTCCGTAAAATTAGAGAAGGACAAGTATAA